The segment TTTACTTTCTTTttgaaaatcaaaacaaaaaaacaattccaGCTTGCTCTGTCCTTTACATTAAGCCTCTCTGTTTTGTGTATTGTGTATTCAAATAAATGTGGATCTGAAAAGAAAAAGCTAACAGTTCATtatgcaatattttatattaGCTAACTATACAGTTCAACTTTTGTTCTCAGTTTAcactattgcatacttgccaacctttgaaaagtgaATTCCGGGATATCctggcagggggcgtggttggagggcgggagggagcaGGGCATGGtcaatctcgtcattttggccccacccctgcaacaaaaatgtcattttgtcgtgggggggcccaaaatgacgcgattcaccgcaaattgcatcattttggcgagtaaattgcagtatgcgggatacttgcctgctctcccgggagtccgggagacctacccggatttcgggaatctcccggactttccgggagagttggcaagtatgcactattgGAGAAACAGAAGACAAGTTACTAACCCCAGATCTGCAGTATACTGACATTATGTATAAATCTGGGTGAAGGTCTAGTCTATAACAAtgttcattttgtttttcttatccACAGTAACCAAATTCAGAAATCATGAGCAGAGTTAGAGTTTACACAGTTGTGATACTGATTATTGTTCATGTAATTCTGATTTTTACACAACTGGGGACTAAAGATACTCAGACAAGCAAAAAGCATAAGACAGGAAAAGTCCATCTTCTTATACTCTCCACCTGGAGGTCGGGATCATCTCTTGTCGGTCAGTTTTTCAGCCAACACCCTGATGTCTTCTACTTGAAGGAGCCAACCTGGCACGTGTGGAGGTCCATGTATTGGTACAAAGCACATGTCCTACAGATGGCGGTGAGGGACATGATGCGATCAATCTTCAGGTGTGACATGTCTGTGTTTGATGcctacatgcaaaataaaaatagtgtatCAGACTTGTTCCGGTGGTCTTTTAGCAGAGCCCTCTGCTCACCTCCAGCATGTGATTCTTTTTCTCGTAACGACATTGTAACTGAAGCCATTTGTAGGACGGATTGTGGAAAGTATCCATTTGAAAAGATTGAAGACACTTGTAATACTTACAGCCACGTTGTTATACAGGACGTTCGCATCTTTGATATAAAAGTGCTGTATTCCCTTTTAAAAGACCCCACCTTAAACCTCAAGATCCTACACATAGTCCGTGACCCCAGAGCGGTTGCCAAATCTTGGGAACAAATTAAACATACTTTGAAATTTGACAAAAATTTTATCCTCAATGCAACCGACGCCAAAGCATCCGACAGCGAGTTCAAAGTATTAAAAGAGATCTGCCGGAGTCAGGTCGACATATATGAAACGGCCAATTCTGAAAAATTATTTCCTCTTGAAGGCCGCTACATGTTGATTAGATACGATGATCTGGTTAGACACCCTTTAAAGAAAGTAAAAGAAATGTTTTCGTTTGCTAACCTACGGCTGACTGAAAACCTAAGCACGTGGATTTATAATATTACCCATGGAAAATGGCAAGCTAAGGTGAGCGGTTTCCAAATTACGCCAAGAGATGCATTATATGCGGCCCAGGCTTGGAGGAGCGTGTTGACCTTCGAAACAGTTAATAAAGTGCAGAACATATGTCAAGATGCTATGGATACTTTCCGTTACCAATTTATGGATTCAGAGGAAGAGCTGCGTGATTTAACTATGAAATCTGTACTGCCAAGACGGAGAGACGATTTCAAATGGTTAGCGCAGACGAAAAATGAATGAAATTGTTTACTTACATATATTTCGAATAGAGTGACATGGCACTTACATTCCTCTAATCTTTATTGACTGTTAAATACAAACTAAAGTGGAGCTAAacctatatatataattaaataaaaaacaaatgtgtataATAGAAGTACAATAGCAACTAGTACAACAAGGGTTAAGTGTTACACTATATATGATAAAATTCAGCGAAGAGTTAAAGGTGCTATATCTAGCTGATGGTACAAAATTTCATCTTGATACTCTCTTCTGGTCCTTTGTCTCAACATAAAATccctttaggctgggtacacactacagggtattCAGCccattattgggccaatcacacgataatcaACCGTTCTGAGTGATATCGCATtaatgtgtacgctccaatgatgaacgattatcgttccacagcacatcgtatcgtttgatttgatttttaaactgaactaaaaatctcatccAACGATGGAACAATGGCCTTGCAATCCTGCAATgcgtatgcactcacaaccagcagtgtccatagatctctatgcagtgtgcagagtcaccatcttttcagcagatggttatgacagatctgGTAactcttgtaaaacgtgtttagtgtgcaCCTATGAATCggtatgctgattgggacttttttttttttttcagtcattggtaaaatagtTAACTATATCGCagcaggagaaattttctgtagtgtgtacccagccttacttcaCATTGCGCTGAATTAAACCTCCCGCACAAAATCAACAGCCCTGGGCCCTGGCTAGCGCACGAGTCATGTAGCAGCTATTACAGGACAATCAAGGGTCACATTGGCAAACAGAAAGCCCATATTTGCAATATTACTGTACTGAACAGTATAAGACGCTCTATTATCTAGAAGGCTTGACCCCCGTCTTATTTTAATTCCAGTTCCTTTACTGTGCTTCATTTCACTAGTGCTACTGCCAGCATCTCCCATTCGGTGACAGCTAAAATTATATGAATGacataaatcaatataaaaatgtagTTTATCATCTTAAAATGTTTCAATAGATGGCTTTACTATGgagttgtttttatttaataaaaggatTCACACATGTTTTAATTAGTTTTTCTTTTGCCTTATGatacaaaaataagaaataagtatGTACTACAGTTGAtcctaacctatctacttgtgaacGAGCTTTCAGGCGATATGTATCAAGAGAAAAGAGTCTCCTCTCACATTCCTTCTCTTCCCTATTCACTACAACAGAGCTTAGCACAATTGttatttcttttgttttgctaaaacaaCTGTTGAAGCTCTCTGCAAAAGAGTTAACTCATAGTACTGCAGAGAAGACCATGTATAAATGGATTTTTAAGCCATCCCGCAGAAGAAAAGGATGTAAATCATAGTTCTGCTGTCTGAGacaacataaatatttttatattagtgGACAGTGCACTATAAAACAGGGATTGTGCCACTTTCCCAATTAGTAGATCTACCAATATGGCAGAAAGTGTTACTTACTGTTATGCATCTGGTGACCCCAATACATGCCGTCATAGGCACCTCTCTCAGACTAAGTACAGGTGCATcctagattgtgtgtgtgtgtgggggggggggagggtgtctGCAATGAAGCAAAATGAAGCAGTTGTCTAATACAACAGGTTTTTGGGTGCCACAAACATACAGAATAATGGTGTTTTTAGgtgttaaatgtgcaaaatggaaCCAAcgcttatatttttaaatgatctCCCCTAATATAGGCCTaatcaagggagggctggcacattttagcctgggggcaagactagACTCAGCAGCTAATTAGGAACATTTTTCAAGGacaaacaaaatgcaggtggaccagtgacccagcccagagTAGACCACTATGGgattggcctggggggcagataccTGTCCCCAAGCTCAGCCTACCCCTGAGCCTAATCCATTGATAGATAAATCCTCTAGCGAAttggagggcagagtgtgtgcgGTCCTCTGTCCACACTTGGCTCCACCCCCACATCCTCTGGCCAACGTCAGAGGTTGGAACTTAGTGAGACAATCTTGAACTCGACGGCATTCAAAGGACTGCACACTGGAGATGAAGAACCTATAGAAAATTTAATTGCTGGATACACTCTAttagagagtgtatctagcacACAATTAGACATAAAATAGGGATACTTATGGTCCCCAATCTGCAAGGACTTTGTAGAAATTATGTAGCCATTGATTACGCTCAAAGGCGTGAATATATTCCTATTTCATTGAATTTTAAGCATTTCCATTCCTATGTGTTTATTTCCTTTTAAAATTACTAAATACTTAACTGGATAAAGGTATGTGTGCAAAAGCCTTCCTATGAATGATCAGAATGGATGGGTCAGGTCTCGTTGCTTGGACCTATGCCTTTCGCAAGTATAAACAGCCCTAAATTTAGTAACCTGCAGTGTTAGTTGGAGAATTTGAAGATGCTCCAGATATCCATTAGACGGCTTCCGTCTGCTAAATGAAGAATggcttctgtcacgggcactaggagttgcttacccgagtttcaccagatggaactctgctggagaggcggggttatggtacgcacctcaaagcaggcaggtgaatgattggagcgacacaacagcaggagagtagagatagtctgaggaagtcagcgacttgcagctatggttagaggaaagtcagcgacttggagcagtaaactggaggctgaagataatgtagacacgaggagtggacgtggataggtgatggtaggtagaggaggagtcagtggtctgcgtacagcaagttgtaccactgtagtgatgggaagaatagtactggtgcaggtaggaagcagggtagtcggtggtctgcgttcagcaagttgtaccaccgctatggtgaggagtctggtccaggtgtaggtaggtaataggagagtcagtggtctgcgtatagcaagttgtaccaccgctgtgataggaagacttgtccaggtgcgggtaggtagcagggaagtcagtggtctgcgtgcagcaagttgtaccactgctgtgagaaggaatgaggacttgtccaggtgcaggagagtgaagttgaaaggcaaactgtggctgtatggaaacagcgcgagtagagcaatgtcttgtgaggcagagatggaaggcacaatgaatagtctgtatggagtagatgccttgcagggaggagaagctggtcacagcagatatgcacaataacgctaagtagtagcgtgaggagatatcgtagcttgagtgaaagcttgtcctaaatgaagcaatgcagtaacacagtctatatgggtacttgtaccctgtgcagcaaacaacaatggatacaactggtatgcgagcaatagtcaatagtcagtagcacatacccagttgtgtagatccggaatcagctgagaagtgaagcgttgtagcggtatgggaaccgccgttgagttgagcagggagcagcgtggaagctgaagcacgagtagagctggaagcagtttggaaactgcacacaggagtagagctggaagcagtttggaaactgcacacaggagtagagctggaagcagcttggaaactgcacacaggagtagagctggaagcagcttggaaactgcacacaggagtagagctggaagcagcttggaaactgcacacacctatagaagttcactgggagtgagacttcaagatcaggccactacctaaggctgtatgtgccttaagtagggaggggtgattgatccatcaatcacattagtggtcaggtgtagttgttaaagggacctgcgcatgcgcagtgcgacaggatggcggacggccgcggttccacacaggtgtgagcgggaaagatggagaaccacgtaccagagtggaggcactcacactccggtgagtgacagcttcaTTACTACAATGTGGAGGTGTTAACTGTATATTTTGTCTACAATTCAATTATGTGAACACAACCTATTATGGCATGTTACAATTCATACTGTATAGCCTTGTAAATAATGTTGTTAATCAGGTGTACAACATTTGGAGATGGCCAGAAAATTACCAAGTAAAATGGTCCCACAATTATTAAAACTAACAAAATTAACATTTTGTATCCATGTAATCAGTTGCCTCATGTGAATGTGATTCTAAGAAAGCCATAATGCACTATTTTGTATCACAAGTTTATTTTGTATCATAATCTATTGtgtctacaaaataaataatatccaTAAATTTAACCAGCTACAAAATTTATATAATTCATTAGTTTCGCCCATACATCATCACATAATAGTTTGTGTACATCAAATTATTAGGTATGTTTATATAATGAATAACGTCTATAGAACAGCTGGAATATTCAACTAAATGGATTTTGTGGAAAGGTTATGTCAATCTAAGTAGCCAATAAGCAGTCCGTTACACATGCTCTCCTTCCCCTAGTTTTGACTCACTTTGTCTGGGAAGTGACTTCAATAATCCCAGAACTATCAAATGCATTGTAACGATACCTACAAGGTAAAATACAACAAATATATGGGGTGCCATACACATTTTGTCAACATAATTGAACACATGGGTGG is part of the Mixophyes fleayi isolate aMixFle1 chromosome 10, aMixFle1.hap1, whole genome shotgun sequence genome and harbors:
- the LOC142103531 gene encoding carbohydrate sulfotransferase 5-like, with amino-acid sequence MSRVRVYTVVILIIVHVILIFTQLGTKDTQTSKKHKTGKVHLLILSTWRSGSSLVGQFFSQHPDVFYLKEPTWHVWRSMYWYKAHVLQMAVRDMMRSIFRCDMSVFDAYMQNKNSVSDLFRWSFSRALCSPPACDSFSRNDIVTEAICRTDCGKYPFEKIEDTCNTYSHVVIQDVRIFDIKVLYSLLKDPTLNLKILHIVRDPRAVAKSWEQIKHTLKFDKNFILNATDAKASDSEFKVLKEICRSQVDIYETANSEKLFPLEGRYMLIRYDDLVRHPLKKVKEMFSFANLRLTENLSTWIYNITHGKWQAKVSGFQITPRDALYAAQAWRSVLTFETVNKVQNICQDAMDTFRYQFMDSEEELRDLTMKSVLPRRRDDFKWLAQTKNE